Proteins co-encoded in one Desulfitobacterium hafniense DCB-2 genomic window:
- a CDS encoding DUF1905 domain-containing protein → MHYLFRSGCYKEGNRVFIKIPFNVWDTCGKKGNIPVKATIDDIAFECKLIPKGNGDYLLPLNKDIFSKLGSSGEYDVRFTLLEQLTRITNDSPYDKDNPIRQIESISYLKQPHNGYCGQTCLAMLAGISVDEVIKIMKSTKWQASISKVLETLDYFGFSYKKPVYTHGEKVMFPKCCIINSRGCEKSHLLVYFDGVFYDPATGVSKDYPHKTIISYIEVSTLNRT, encoded by the coding sequence ATGCATTATTTATTCAGGTCAGGCTGCTACAAAGAAGGCAATCGAGTTTTCATAAAAATACCCTTCAATGTTTGGGACACTTGTGGTAAGAAAGGGAATATACCCGTTAAAGCCACTATTGATGATATAGCTTTTGAATGCAAACTTATCCCCAAAGGCAATGGAGACTATCTGCTTCCACTTAACAAGGATATCTTTAGCAAACTGGGGTCAAGCGGCGAATACGATGTTAGATTTACTCTATTGGAACAATTGACCAGAATAACCAATGACAGTCCGTATGATAAAGACAATCCCATACGGCAGATTGAAAGTATCTCCTATTTGAAGCAACCCCATAATGGCTATTGCGGGCAAACATGCCTTGCCATGCTGGCCGGAATTTCTGTTGACGAAGTTATAAAAATAATGAAAAGTACAAAATGGCAGGCAAGCATTAGTAAAGTGCTTGAAACCCTTGACTATTTCGGCTTTTCATACAAAAAGCCTGTTTATACTCATGGGGAAAAGGTGATGTTCCCCAAGTGCTGCATCATAAACTCAAGGGGTTGCGAAAAAAGCCATCTGCTGGTTTACTTTGACGGCGTTTTTTATGACCCGGCGACTGGAGTTTCAAAGGATTATCCACACAAAACTATTATTAGTTATATTGAGGTCAGTACCCTAAACAGAACCTAA
- a CDS encoding AraC family transcriptional regulator — MDWVKQLNEAIHYIEENLTTEISYETISKIAGCSVYNFQRMFSYIADKPLSEYIRSRRLTMAAFDLLNSTDRIIDIALKYGYESPDSFSRAFKSFHGVLPSSVRNETVQLKSCPKLSFQITIKGAYHMNYQIEHWPAFKVMGISHKVKTAAAFEVIPGLWEKAWQDGTMGRFMENFPDYRPAGFLGIAAGGQWGDSEGMNYIIAVTNHVDVSECQPIPVLEGMEEFAFPAAAWAIFEANGELPDATQKVYKQFYTEWLPNSGYALADLPVIECYMQENRQEVWIALVKK; from the coding sequence ATGGATTGGGTTAAACAGCTGAATGAAGCAATACATTACATAGAGGAAAATCTTACAACGGAGATCTCCTATGAAACTATTTCAAAAATCGCCGGCTGCTCTGTTTATAATTTTCAAAGAATGTTTTCCTATATTGCCGATAAGCCCTTGTCCGAGTATATAAGAAGCAGACGCTTAACCATGGCGGCCTTCGATTTGTTAAACAGTACGGACAGAATCATTGATATTGCCCTAAAGTATGGCTATGAATCCCCGGATTCCTTTTCACGTGCCTTTAAAAGCTTTCATGGGGTTTTACCTTCCAGCGTCAGAAATGAAACAGTTCAGCTAAAATCCTGCCCCAAGCTCTCCTTTCAAATTACAATTAAAGGAGCATATCATATGAATTATCAAATTGAACACTGGCCTGCCTTTAAAGTTATGGGTATCTCACACAAAGTTAAAACAGCGGCAGCATTTGAAGTTATTCCAGGCCTATGGGAAAAGGCCTGGCAAGACGGAACAATGGGAAGGTTTATGGAGAATTTTCCTGATTACAGGCCTGCAGGATTTTTAGGAATTGCAGCCGGCGGCCAATGGGGAGATTCCGAAGGAATGAATTATATAATAGCCGTAACCAACCATGTTGATGTGTCTGAATGTCAACCTATTCCTGTACTTGAAGGGATGGAGGAATTTGCTTTCCCTGCTGCGGCCTGGGCAATTTTTGAAGCGAACGGAGAGCTCCCTGATGCAACACAGAAAGTCTACAAGCAATTTTACACCGAATGGCTTCCCAACTCAGGATATGCACTGGCAGACCTGCCGGTTATTGAATGCTACATGCAGGAAAACCGTCAGGAAGTATGGATTGCTCTGGTTAAGAAATAA